The genomic region GAGACGCCGATCCCGAATTTTTTTCTGGCGGGCGACTGGATCCAGACCGGGCTGCCCGCAACGATCGAAAGCGCGGTGATTGCGGGACGCGCGGCAGCAAATGCGATAGTATCGCGGGCGGGCGGATAAGCGATGGCGCCGGAAAAAACAAGGACCGCGCTCGTCACCGGCGCCAACGGATTTGTCGGGAGCCACGTTGCGCGCGCGTTGCTGGCGCGCGGCGATCGCGTGCGGGTGCTGGTGCGCGAGCAGGCTGATCTGCGCGCGCTGGCCGGCCTCGACGTGGAAATAATCCGCGGCGATTTGCGCTACTTCGATTCGGTCGAGCGCGCGGTCAAAGGATGCGACGAGGTCTATCACGTCGCGGCTGATTACCGGCTGTGGGTGACGGATCCCGCGCCGATGTACGCCACCAACGTCGAGGGGACCCGGCACGTGCTGCGCGCGGCTGCGGCATCGGGCGTAGTACGAATCGTATATACGAGCACCGTGGGGGCGCTGGGGATACCGCACGGCGGAATCGGGAAGGAGGACACGCCGTCCTCGCTCGACGATATGCCGGGGCATTATAAGCGATCGAAATTCATGGCGGAGCAGGAGGCGCTCGCGGCGGCCAAAAGCGGCGTGCCGGTGGTAATCGTGAATCCTTCAACGCCGATCGGCGCGCTCGATTTCAAGCCGACTCCGACCGGACGAATCATCGTGGATTTTCTGAATCGGCGGATGCCGGCTTACGTCGAGACGGGGCTGAATTTGGTCGATGTCGAGGACGTCGCGCGCGGCCATCTGCTGGCGGCGGAGCGCGGACGTATCGGTGAAAAATACATTTTGGGCGGGGAAAACGTCACGCTCAGGGATTTTCTGGGACGCCTCGCGAGCATTTCGGGACTGCCCGCACCGGTTTTGCGGATTCCGTACGCGGTTGCGTTTGGCTACGCGCTCGGTGCGGAAGCGTTTGCCCGCGCGGTGACGCGCCGGGCGCCGCGCGCGAGCCTGACCGAAGTGCGGATGTCGCGCAAACGGATGTTCTTCGATTCGTCGAAAGCGCAGGCGGAGCTGGGCTACGAGCCCAAGGCGATCGAAGGTGCGCTTCGTAGCGCGATCGAGTTTTATCAGTCGCAAATTACGTCCAGGAGCGCTGCATAGCCAATGCGTCTGCTGCTACTGACTATTGCGCTGCGTCCGTACGTATTCATTTTCCTGGCGAGTTTTTTACTAATTGCAATAGTCAATTTCGGAATCCGCACTACTATACTGTTCGGGGTGCTGACTTACGTGGTGTCGCTCGCGTGCGAGTGGTCGTCGGTGCACAACGGGTTCCCGTTCGGCTTGTATCACTATATCGAGACGACTCGCGGGCGCGAGCTTTGGGTGTTCGGCGTGCCTTTCATGGACTCGCTGTCATTTACGTTCCTGGGCTTCGCGAGTTACACGGTGGCGTTGCTGCTGAGTGCGCCGCTTTATCGGCGCGGCGCGGACGTGCGGCTGCTCGACACGTGGGAGATACGGCGCGCGCCGCGGGTGTGGCTGATGGCGGCGCTATTCATGGTCATGATTGACCTGGTGGTCGATCCGCTGAGCGTGCTGGGCGACAGGTGGTTTCTCGGCAAGATTTTCTGGTACGACCCGCCGGGGCCTCATTTCGGGGTGCCGATCAGCAACTATCTGGGCTGGTATTTGGTGGCGGCGATCACGATCGCGATTTTCCAGTTCCTCGACGCGCGGCTGAATCGAAGCGGGGATGCGCCGCAGGGAGCGATGCCGTCGTTGCCGTCGCGCGCGCTGCTCGGGGCGGCGCTTTATTCGGGAATAGTCATTTTCGGTATCACGATGCTATTTCGAATCGGCGCGCCGAATATAGGATGGGCGGCGGTGTTTATATATTTGCCGTTCCTGGTATTAGCCATTCATATACTCACTCGGCGGGATTGCTATGGCGACGCCGCCGCGGTCGAGCGCCATCTGAAAGATTTTCCCTATGAGCGTGGCTTGCCGGTGTGGAAGGGCGACGCCGAGAAAAGGGCACGAGTGTCGAACGGGCCGGGTGCGTTGGCGGGCGATCCAGCACCCTCACCTGCCTCGTCGCGTTCCGCGACTTCGGCTTCCTCTCCCGTAAGATAACGGGCGAGGGAATCAGGACGGAGCGGCGCGGCTTTCAATATATTTGGGGTTGTGACAAGCCGTTGTAGCAAACGTGAATCGTCGATCTTTAATCGGACCGCAGAGGAAACACAGATGCTGCTAAAAGACAAAGTCGTGTTGGTCACGGGCGCAGGCTCTGGAATCGGACAAGCGAGCGCGATTCGATTTGCGCAGGAAGGCGCCAAGGTAATGGTCGCCGACGTGCGAGCGGAATCGGCCAGCAACACCGCCGCGATGATCGAGAAGGCCGCGGGCACTGCGAAATCGATCGCAGTGGACGTGCGAATCGGGGCGCAAGTCGAGCGCATGGTCAACGAAACGGTCAAAGCGTTCGGCCGGCTCGATGTGCTGTTCAACAACGCCGGCGTGTACGTGCCGAAGAACGTCGTCGATACCACCGAAGAGGAATGGGACTGGGTGGTGGACGTTTGCATGAAGGGCGTGTTCTTCGGGTGCAAGTACGCGATTCCGCAGATGATCAAGCAGGGCGGCGGCGTGATTATCAATACGGCGAGCGGCGCGGGCCTCGAGGGGGTGCCGAATCTCGGCGCGTATCAGGCGGCGAAGGGCGGCGTGGTGATCATGTCGAAGGGAATTGCGCTGGATTTCGCGCGGCATCAGATTCGATGCGTTTCGATTTGTCCGGGCGTGATCGAGACGCCGATCGCGGAGAATTGCAACCAGGCGCCGGCCGGGAGTTCGTCGCAGGTGTGGGAGCGCACGGGCAATATGCATCCGCTGGGGCGCAACGGAAAGCCGGAGGAGGTCGCGGCGCTGGCGGCGTTCCTCGCTTCGGACCAGGCGGCGTTTATCACCGGAGTGGCGGTGCCGATCGACGGCGGATTCAATGCGGGCGCGTTCATCCCGCCGAACCGGTCGCGCGCCTCTTCTTAGCGGAGGGGAGGTCGCCGTCGTAAGCGATCGCTTCGAGGGCGTCGGCGATAGATTTAGTCGCGCGCCCGAGATTGCGAATCATCTTGGGCAATTCGAGCACGACGCCGGGATTGCGCACGAAAAAGGAGGTCGCGGCAAGCGGGCGCACGCGGCCCTGCTCGTCGAGCATCTCCGCGCCGGGAACTTCGTCGTCCACTTCGTCGAGCACGGCGCGAATCGAGATGAATGGAATTCCGCGAACGCTCGCTTCGTCGGCGATAGCGGCGGTTTCCATGTCGACGGCGATAGCGCCGGTGTGGTCTTTGGCGCGGCGTTTCTCGGCGGCGCTGATCACGCGATGCATGGTCAGCATCGCGCCGATCGAGTGGCGGAGACCGGCGCGAGTCAGCGCGCGGCCAGCGTCCTGAAGGTCTGATGCTGCGATCGAATCGACGCGCCGCGCGACTTCGCTGCCGGCGTCGAGCATCAGAATCCGATCGGCGAGAACCAGATCTCCGGGCTTGAGACCGGCGGAGAGCGCGCCGGCCACGCCAGTGGCAATTATTTTTTCGGGCTCTGGAACGAGTTCGAATGCGCTGAGCGCGGTTTCGCGCGCGCGGCGATGCCCGATGCCGTGACCGATCACGGTGAACTGCTTGCCCGCGACGGTCGCGGTGAACCCGTGCAAGCCGTGGTGCGAAATCGGCGATCGAGGTTTGCAGCGTCGTTTGAACGGCGCGATCTCGCGGGCGAATGCGTAGAAGAGCAGTATCACTGAAGCGATCTCATAGCTGGAAATCCGCGCGACGGTTGAGCGTCGGCGCAGATGTTAGCAGAATTGCTGCGGTGCGCTTCATCCACGAGATTTATTTCACCGCTTCATCCAGTTTGCACGATGCTGGCGCAAACCAGCGCGAGCGCGGGAACTACGATTGAAGCGGCTGATCGTCAATGGTGACGACTTCGGCCGGTCGCCGGAGATCAACGCCGGCATCGTGAGAGCGCATCGCGAGGGAATCCTGGGCAGCGCGAGCCTGATGGTCGCAGAGCCGGCGGCGCGCGAGGCAGCCGAGTTGGCGAAGAGCAATCCTGCGCTCGACGTCGGGCTGCATGCGGTGGTGTGCCGGGGGCGGAGCGTGCTGAATTCGTCGCGGCTCGCGGGCGCTGTCGGCGACTCGGGCGAGTTTATCGAGAGTCCGGTTACGGCGGGGATGCGATATTTTTTCGACCGCTTGCTGCGGGCGAAGATGCGCGATGAATTGCGGGCGCAAGTCGAGCGGCATCTTGAGTTGATTGGATACTTGAATCACATCGATGGCCATCTGAACTTTCATGTGCATCCGTTGGTCGCCGACATCCTCGTGGAGCTTGCAGTCGAGTACAAAGTGCCGTGTATCCGGTTGCCGCGGGAGCGCGTGATGACGACGCTTAGGTTGCGGCGCGATCATGCGGCGCGAAAATTGATCGAGTCGGTAATTTTTCGGACGCTCTCGAGGCGCACGCGCCGATTGATGGCCGAGCGAGGACTCAAATCGACGGATGCGCTCTTCGGACTGCATCAGAGCGGGCATCTGAGCGAGGACTACGTCGTGGGCGTGATCGAAAAATTGCGCGACGGCGCGACCGAACTCTATTTTCATCCGGCGGCCGATGTAGGCGGCGTTCCTCCGCCGGCCGAGGCGCAGCTTGAGGTCGAAATTCTCACCAGCGCGCGCGTTCGCGAGTCGATCGATCGGCGCGCAATCAAGTTGATCACGTTCGCGGAGTTGGGAAGAGGGGAAGGAGAGGAGTAAAGAAACCGAAACCCCTTACGGGTTTCGGGCTTCCCGTCCGGAAGATGCGCGCTACGCGCTGTTAGTATGAGGAAAAGGAGTTCAGTGAGGCACTGTTCGCGCTTGGGAGGTATCGCGATCGGGGCGCGGGACCAGGCTGATCACGTTTGCGGACCTGGCGCGCGACGCTGGCGACGAGAGAAAAGAAAAGATCCGGGATTCTTCGGCGTCGCAGCCTTAGCCTCAGAATGACAAATTTGGTGAAATTTGGTTCCTGGAGCAAGTTCACAAACTCTCAGAAATAACAAGATTGTGAAATTCGCTTAATGCTGCGTCTCTGCGAGAGTTGTGAAATTTTCAAAGTTGGAGCGGTTCGTCCGTTGCTGAAAAATTCAAACACTGTCAGCAGAGGATCGTCATGGGGGGACGTGAGCATCAGGCTGGCGGTGCGCAGCGATCTCGCGCGCATCGTGGAGATTTACAACTACTACGTCATCAACACGCCGATCACATTCGACCTGCATCCGTTTACGCCTGAACAGCGCGTGAAATGGT from Candidatus Binatus sp. harbors:
- a CDS encoding carotenoid biosynthesis protein, which produces MRLLLLTIALRPYVFIFLASFLLIAIVNFGIRTTILFGVLTYVVSLACEWSSVHNGFPFGLYHYIETTRGRELWVFGVPFMDSLSFTFLGFASYTVALLLSAPLYRRGADVRLLDTWEIRRAPRVWLMAALFMVMIDLVVDPLSVLGDRWFLGKIFWYDPPGPHFGVPISNYLGWYLVAAITIAIFQFLDARLNRSGDAPQGAMPSLPSRALLGAALYSGIVIFGITMLFRIGAPNIGWAAVFIYLPFLVLAIHILTRRDCYGDAAAVERHLKDFPYERGLPVWKGDAEKRARVSNGPGALAGDPAPSPASSRSATSASSPVR
- the hpnK gene encoding hopanoid biosynthesis-associated protein HpnK, which translates into the protein MKRLIVNGDDFGRSPEINAGIVRAHREGILGSASLMVAEPAAREAAELAKSNPALDVGLHAVVCRGRSVLNSSRLAGAVGDSGEFIESPVTAGMRYFFDRLLRAKMRDELRAQVERHLELIGYLNHIDGHLNFHVHPLVADILVELAVEYKVPCIRLPRERVMTTLRLRRDHAARKLIESVIFRTLSRRTRRLMAERGLKSTDALFGLHQSGHLSEDYVVGVIEKLRDGATELYFHPAADVGGVPPPAEAQLEVEILTSARVRESIDRRAIKLITFAELGRGEGEE
- a CDS encoding SDR family NAD(P)-dependent oxidoreductase, which encodes MLLKDKVVLVTGAGSGIGQASAIRFAQEGAKVMVADVRAESASNTAAMIEKAAGTAKSIAVDVRIGAQVERMVNETVKAFGRLDVLFNNAGVYVPKNVVDTTEEEWDWVVDVCMKGVFFGCKYAIPQMIKQGGGVIINTASGAGLEGVPNLGAYQAAKGGVVIMSKGIALDFARHQIRCVSICPGVIETPIAENCNQAPAGSSSQVWERTGNMHPLGRNGKPEEVAALAAFLASDQAAFITGVAVPIDGGFNAGAFIPPNRSRASS
- the hpnA gene encoding hopanoid-associated sugar epimerase, which gives rise to MAPEKTRTALVTGANGFVGSHVARALLARGDRVRVLVREQADLRALAGLDVEIIRGDLRYFDSVERAVKGCDEVYHVAADYRLWVTDPAPMYATNVEGTRHVLRAAAASGVVRIVYTSTVGALGIPHGGIGKEDTPSSLDDMPGHYKRSKFMAEQEALAAAKSGVPVVIVNPSTPIGALDFKPTPTGRIIVDFLNRRMPAYVETGLNLVDVEDVARGHLLAAERGRIGEKYILGGENVTLRDFLGRLASISGLPAPVLRIPYAVAFGYALGAEAFARAVTRRAPRASLTEVRMSRKRMFFDSSKAQAELGYEPKAIEGALRSAIEFYQSQITSRSAA